A stretch of DNA from Juglans microcarpa x Juglans regia isolate MS1-56 chromosome 5D, Jm3101_v1.0, whole genome shotgun sequence:
TGAGGATGTAAGAGAAAGTACATGAGTGGATGGTTGCTTGTAAAAGTAGTTTAAACCAAAGAGAGAAGCAAGATTGTCAAAACCAAGTGGTACACTTTTGGGGTTTGGATTTTGGGCTTTCGGTTACCCTAAGGGATTTGGGGTTTCATTTAGGGTCTCAAACCCTTTTTGGTGGTTGACCATAGTTGTACTTGAGTGATTGGAATAGTGTAGTGAGTGTAAGAAAGGCATGGTGTTGTAAgaatgcatgtaggttgctTGATTGCACTCTATCCACCTTACACATTTATACTCCACTTGACAAGTGTAAAGTGTGTTGCGAATGAAGGGTTATGATGATGCCATGTGTCCAAAGAAATCTCCTAGTGATCCTAGGTTGATTTGGATATCTCACTTGGTGATGTGACAGCTATTTGATCTAGGTGCCACGTGGCACTCTCTGGTTGAcctatttttcatctaaaaagttcaaaactttttattacaccataaaatcttatatattcCTACAAGGCTAATGATGTAATTCGTTTTGCCAAATGATACTCCTAAGTGCCTTACATAaatcaaaaaggaaaattcaTCTCCATAGTGGATCACAATCCAATTACGTTAACGGACTAAAACTTAATTGATCGCTCGATTCATGAAATCTTGAAAGGATTTCAAGGGATTTTTAAGGTCTAAAGGAATTCTTTCCATCAAATTTCTTTTGCCCTTTACAATAACAGCAAAGGGAATCCACATGCCAGACCTTCTCTGCACTCGACCAATTACAATGcaaaagaaataacagaaaGCATGAACCAAAATATGGGCCTCTAATGAACCTAATGTCCTGAGTAAAAtaacaagtaaataaaaaaatagccaGTAATTGGACTAGAGGCCCATAACACCTAAACTATTTCAATCCATTCAAGCCTTGTAACATGAACCAACATGTCGGTCCATGAACGAGCCCATCAGCTAATGACTTCCTCAAGCTCACATGTGACAAAtgtttcaagaaaatttgaggttcttgttattattatttgattgaaTATACTATTAGTTGTTTTTAGTCGATTagattaacacaactagttatATAAaccatattttctttgaatagTGCTAATGATAATTACCTAGTTATACATATTTTCTCTATCAAGTAGTTTGAACCAattcttgtattttatatatatttgtggaatattgattcattattaaacatgagtaaataaactatttatgtaaaaatatatgttttgtatGAATTGTGCACACACATTTTAAGGACTCAATAAGAGTCaaattctgaaaaaattaaatggagGAACGACAATCTTATGGATCGAGGAGTCAATTAGGCAATTTGAGAGATGGACACGTAGATGCCCTTCTACAAAAAGAATGAGGACTGTCTTGGGCTCAAGGATAAATTGCACAAAAATAGAAGAATTTTGATTCAATCTTAGTAGAAAAGTTGTACCTTGATGGTTGAAGTTTCAAAACTAAATCTAGAGGTGTACAGAATTCGGTTTGGACCTAACCAGACTGAAAATTTTGGTCCGGACTGGATAATGTACCGGTTGATTTCGGTCCCAAACATTATGGACTGAAGAAATTCGGTCCGGTCTCGGAGTCTATACATTTTGGGCCAGACCGGACCAAACCcctatatacatattttaaaaatatttttaataatttaatatattatttttatatagtaattttataagttaatgatgtaattttcatctaatttattatcattaaccatataaaatatgaagtaatatatgctatcaattaataataaataataaatcatgtgataatttatgtcattatatgtaaataggctaatacatcattcattcatacatactctactatttacacttaattaaagtaattagatagttttgtttttttaaatacctaagttgcaagcatacatgaataatctatgtacaatgaacttatttgatattcattaaccatatataaaatgtatgacattattaataattatgcatattaaagagtaaagtctaagttagtcagtagtaactatcaacatcataaatataattacagttaaatatttttttaatgatttagttacataatccacattaataattcacttaattttaattctagtaatttaaataattttttaatttatttttttgcaaaaaaaaaaaagatgaaacaaaataacaaaataattgggTCGGACCGAATGAACCAGATCGATAGCTACCGGTTTGGTTCGATCCCTATgggtgttcggtccggtccgaaaatttcatttcatcacccCCCCACTccagaccggactggaccgaaccggaTCGATTTACACCCGTAAGTCTAAATCTATAATCCTATACAAATATAATGatactaaaataaattatcaaaacatgATAAAATGAGGATCAAAAGTTTTCAATGAACAGCTTATGATATTAACACCAAGTTAGCTGGTTGAGTGCTTTATGGAGCAATACAGCTTGTGTAAGGTTTTCCGCTTTAACAGATGTGATTTAGAAAGTTTTTTGATAGCTTAGCAAGTTCTATATTTAAACTTAggagagagatgagaaaaatgTTGAAATGGTGGGGCTATGTTGCTGGTTGCGTGAGGAACAGGGAATATGCAGAAATTATGGCCGGATAGGTAGTTCTGTGGGGGGAGGAAAGGAATGGTCATGGGTCAATATCAAAGGTAAATATCCAAATTacttttgggtatttttttatgcaagtaATGATGAGCTTGACATGTGGCCAACTTAAGAACCACTGGATTGAAAAGATTATTTTATTCTAGACCATACACATAAAGTGACAAAATCAGTTGGATAAGCATTGGAATGAAACTAGAGGTGAAGATGATGCTCAAACGTTGGCCATTCGAATTCTCATCCAAAGAACTCGTGCATGCTTCAGACagaacttttaaaaaatgagatgatatgaaatgaattaaaatgagagttataaaatattattaaaatattaatttttaataataataatattattttaaaatttaaaaaaattaaattatttattatattatatgaaaatttgaaaaaattataatgatgagatgtaACATTTCTTGCATTCAAATTGAGttttaatgttttatgagattttgataaataaaaaataaaaagttaaataaaaaatattataaagttaaaatattgttagaatataattttttaatattatttttatttaaaaatttaaaaaatttgaattattattattttttatttaaaagttttgaaaagttgtaatgattaatataaaaatattgtaataattagtttaaaagtatttgtattttagtaatattttagaagaagaggagatgagaatataattttgggatgaaaatcttTTCCAAACAAACCCTAAAAATCAAAGAACCTATTAAATATTATCGTTAAAATTAACTAGATGGTCGGtaattagataatatgaatTTGGTCCAAACAAACCCTAAAAATCAAAGAACCTATTAAATATTATCGTTAAAATTAACTAGATGGTCGGtaattagataatatgaatTTGGGGTATTACACCTAATGAAATTAAGGCTACTAATTTAGATAAagtagaagaagatgatgagaattgCAAATCATTCGATAAAAATGTTGACGGACTTGTGCATAATCATGAGGATGATTTTCCACTTTAGAATTGGATTGTCTTGCTTATGTTTGCATACAAAATCAACACGAAAAGTTCTATCTATTGCCTTTTGGGTATATCTCGTTGCTTTAGTTTGTGCGTACTTCAAATTATTAGCAGTGTACCACATGTAGAGCGTCATGACAATATCTCAACCATTGATCAGAATTGGAACTGCATCTCAGAGGTATATCCAAGGTCGTCGAGGTGTGCAGCCATTGCCTTGTTCATGGGTGGTGGTCCACACCTAAGCATCTACAGATCAAGGATCAAAATCAGTACTAGTGAATTTTACATCAAAGATTTAAGCAGCAAtatattatctaaattaaatctaaaataaaaccTGATCAAATTTCACCTTACTCTATTTTTTCTAAAGTTTGTCCAACTTAAATCACAACTAGTTTGGATTGATATGTCTTTGTCTAAAGTCAATTTGCATCTTGTTTAAGTTTGTACTCATTTGTTTAAATCTTTTCAGGTGTGTGTCCGCTCATGTGAATGTATGCATATCATCACACGTGTACTATATCAACTACGCCATTCTTCCCACATTCAAAATTCACCAGTACTGACTTAAATTTTGAAGCCACTTTGTGATGACATTTGCAAATATTACGTGCCTTGACTTGTCTATCAAATCCTGAGATTCCTTCATTCTGTTGGGATAACtttatcagtattttttttttttcaattttctgtttcaGACTTCAAGGCCGCGCACGTGTACGCGCATGTGTGTAAGCACACATGCGAgtgagaggaagaagagaaatgccTATAGCAAATTAGACAGTTCCAACTATttcaaagagagaaaaagaaacaagtttGGAACTAAATTTTGGGGGAACATATTTGGAAGGAAATAAAACTAGTTTTTAGGAGTATATAGTTGGAAAGGTGGAAGAGTCAAGTCCCTTACCTTAATATCAACCGCTGGTGCAGGGCAGTGGTTTTGAATCATCTCCTTTGATATAAAGCCAACACCACCATGCCATACTTCAGGAGGCTAAGGAAGTAACATTTATTTGAGCAGTTAGTCACAACAGGGAAAAATGACATACAACATCAGCTGGGTTGCCATAGTACAAGCTAGAATGTTGCAACATTGATCATATGAAGGCTTACCGACAGTATTACTTAACTAACAGTCCGTCAAGCAAACTATTTTGAATAAAGAAAACATCCATTGGACAATTCCAATAAGTTTAAATGACAGGCAAGATACAGTGGTGAGTACGCTTATAATCAAAgaaatggattttcttttcagTAAAATGACAGAAGAAATGGGTTTTGGGaactttatttaattattcattGAAAGATTCCATGCTTTGTTTTTGGTGGGGGGAAGCATTGTGTGTTATACATTCTAAGTTAACGGTCCTAAAATTTCAAAACCGTGCATAACAATTTGAAGCGCATGGAGGAAGAATACTTGGGAGACAAGATGCATGATAAAGGAAACTAACCTGATTCAAGACATAGTAGACTTTAAAGCGATCAGGGTAGTTAGTAGCAAGACCATCCAATTCTTCCTGCATATATTTAAGAAGGGATTAATCATTTAAGAACTTAATCCAATGAACTGATAGAAAGCACCTTTCTACGGGGAATGCGAAAAGAGAATTAAGCATTTATATAACtttaaattaatcattcaaAGTAGAATCCTAAAACAAATAGCCATCATATTAATGAAGATAATaattgcaattttctttttcagttaaaaaaaaaaaaagatgcaaatcTAAGTGCATAATTCTATTTTGGGGCTTGGGATAAGAATGAGTAGATATCATTGTTACATTGTCCCAAAAGTCATAGCTAAGTCCATTTAACGTTCAAGATCATCCTTGaataaaatgtcaaaactaTTCAGTTCTTCTCATTCCCAATCCTGTAATAAAATTACTCTATGCATGTACAACATCTAACAGAGTTTGAATAAACTGCAAACCCCTTTACAAAGTGGGCATTGTCTCAAAAGGATTCATTTATTGCAACGTCCTTGGGGGACTGAGCATGCCTAACTTCAAAAGCACAAGTTAAAGGAAATGATAGTTTGGTTTATGTGGACCCCATTGAGCCTCAAAAGCTCAAATACTTAAATccaattagaaaaatgataaagatgAACATACAAGGACACATAATGGTGAAAGTAATAGCAATTACCTTTAAAAGAATATCCTCTTGTGTAACATTCGCATAAATAAGGTGCACCTTTGTCCTGTCTTTGGGGTTTTCCAATATGGCTCTAGCAACCTAGAGTGTGGtcagaaagaaatgaaatatgCCACTAACACCAAAACCTTATCAAAGATACTATGTCTATAACTTAAAATGAACAAAGTATTcagtaaaaattaatttctactCGTACTTGGAACATTGGAGTAATTCCAGAGCCTCCAGCAAGCATGCCAAATGCTCTAACTTGACCAGGTTGATACTTGAAACGGCCCTGGTAGCAGTATTATTTGTTAGCCCACTTATAGAATTATAAACAAGGAAACAGCCTTCTATAAAGAAGACAAACACAGAAGCAGCCAAAACCAATTTTCAATATTCCCAGGGAGTTGTACCTTGGGACCCTTCACAGCAAGATAATCTCCAACCCGCATCTCACGAAAATGGTGTGACATCCTTCCTTGTGGATACATCTATTTACAGGAAAATTCAAAGCAGAAGACCAATTCAAAAGGGCCAAAACCCAAAATTGTGGGACATAGATTAACTGAATAAagtcaaatctcaaataaaaaattcaagtaCAAACCTTTATAACTAGTTCAAAGTAACCAACATCAGAATCCAAAGTAGTTGGCGTATATGGCTTTATGACCTCCTCTCCTTGGCCATCTTTGCCACTGTTTAAGAACAAAGCTAGTGAAATGAGACAAAACCAGTAAAAAATATGATCCATCCAATGAATCGAATTTGCTGATACAAGTGCCAACAAACATTTAggtgtggtttggatagtgagatgagatgagatggttttagatgaaagttgaataaaatattgttagaatattatttttaatattattcttgctttgaaatttggaaaaattgaattgtttaatatattttgtatgagaatttgggaaagttatgatgatgagataaaatgaaacactttcactatccaaacagggcctagaAAACATTTCATACACAGCTAATAAATAAGTGTAGAAAATAATTTGAACTTGCTGCATAAATAGTAACACAAATAAACCTGCAACTTATATGTTGTCCAATTGGAAGACCCAGAACTGAAGTTGGTGCAGGAAGTTCAAATGTGAACTTTGCCACATTGTGGCTCAATTGTTTGCGCTTTACAAGTTTAAACTTCTTGAAGTTCTCAGGATCCAAGCATCCTGTAAGTGCAAGCCGTGATGTGAGACAGTTTgcagagaaaagaaataaatagatatagTTTGCATGGATGCAGAGCCAATTAGTATTTCAAAagggaaaaagtaaaaataaggGAAAACGAAGTTTTTATGTCAATGTCAATGAATAGATGCATGCACAGACAAGCAGGAACCAACAATTACGATGGTGATTTTAAAGAATGATAGAAATATTTGCAATGATTAGCTTCTACAGCATGGAACCTTTGCTCCATGCATCTAAAATGTAAATAACTAGATACATGTAATTAAATTGTTAActttttatcaattaattttgaaaagacaaaaaataaagacagcaaaaataaaaaaaaaaactaatgaaggatagaatatattttttgataggtaatttTCAAAGGATAGAGGATATACGAAAAAGTCTGCCAGCccaatctttttatttattcctttttcttttctttcttattttgataaatagCTTTCCCAGGTTTCTTTGGAAGACTGCAACTTAGGATAATTTAAGGAGGCGGCGGGTGTCAGGAGGTAGATGGGGAAACCATAGACCATTTGTTACCTCATTATGATGTTGCTAGTGCATTATGGCTGGCTGTCTTTAACCTTCTGAAGATGGAATGGGTAATGCCACACTGGGTGATGGACTTTCTATTGTGCTGGAACGGACGATTTGATAACCAACAAAGTAAAGCTccatgaaaaatgaaatagatttGTCTAATGTGGCACATATGCagggagagaaaaaatagaagctTTGAGGATTGTGAGAAGACTGTGGAGGAGCTTAAGAGTCTCTTTTTAAGAGCATTTTTCAGCTGTTGTCGACATGCATATgttcttccaactcaaggtttTAGGACTTCTTTAATCTCTTTACTCTTTCTAATTAGGTGTATCTGTCGTATGCATCATGTGTACTTAGATTCACTCATGAATAAGctcttatttcttaaaaaagaaaaaattcccTCCAAGGCAATCATTGAGTTGATAAAGCATGAAGAAACATGGACTGATATTGACACTTAACACAAGCTGGAGTTTGATCGTCTCTCAAGATCAACAGAGCTCTCCATGCCATTACATACAGGtatcttataaatttcattCCATTTGTTGCTATATCTAACTTACAAGTATTTCTGCCATAGATATGCAGAAATGACCGTGCAGTACATATACCTCAAATGTCAAATGCATAAACTAATAAGTGATCAGAGTAGGTTTGTGCAAAATCAAGCCAGAAGCTTTTAAACACAGCACATCTTATTGGTAACTCGGCCAGAATGAGACTCCTAACAAGAAGCCTAGGGTGCTCACATGTGGCATAGTTGATCAGTCATCCTTCCAAAGATCATGATACATATTAAACATGACTCACCACAATTCCGCTTCTTTCAGGTAAATGGAACTGGCAGAGTTGAAATTATTTCTCACCAAGTAATTGGGGTAGCTCAATGTTTCCAGTATATAAAAGATCACTAATAATTGGGGTAGCTCAATGTTTCCAGTATATAAAAGATCACTAATAGCAATCTCCAACTAACCAGAATGAGACAAACAATAATATGTGtactaaagttaaaataattaaattcaggAGGGATAATTCACTTTGCACCTTCAAATTACAGAATGGGTACCTTTATAGGAAAACTCTCAGACGTGAAAACTCTCTCCGTACGTAAGGAAAACTCTCTCATATGTAAGACCCTAAGGAAGCCGCCGCCACCCTTGCCGGTGAGTGACCTCTCACCGTCGTCACAGACAAAGCGCCCCGGCGACTTCCTTGAGGGCCGTCCGGCGTCGGtccagaggagagagaaaacaatACGAAGCGTGAAATCCCTAAGGAACCAGATCTGCCGCCACCCACCCTTCGCCGGCGAGACACACCGCACCTTCGGCACAAATAAAGCCGATGGACCTCGGCGACTTCGCTGAGGACCATCCGGCGTCGGTTCAACCTCCGGCGTCTTAGATTTGCCTCTCAGAGTACTCCGGCGATCCTCCCGAAGGCTCCATTTGGTCGTGCCGTCAACCCTGAAGGCTCCGGCGAGTGCTCCGGCGACTTCTGTGAGCACGATTTGCAGCTGGAAACAACTCTGCAGTGCTTGCAGTGAGCACGACCTGGAGTCCACAACTTCGCATTGCTTCTTTGAGATGATGAATGGTTGTTGAAGAAGGGGAGTGGGTCAGTatgggttcttctatggagttggCCATAGAATCCAAATCATTTACATTGGTAAAGGAGGGGAGCATGTTGGCCATTACTGAAAGGAGTCGAAGGGTGATATCTAAGTTGGTCCTAGGTTCGACAACAGAGCAGTGGCTGGCCAAGGCCATAGAAGCGTGTACTAACgataagaaacaagatttttttctCTACTGTCCGGGAAGGTCGACACAGTTTCACAGCGCATTGCTGCTTGAATGCTCGCGGACGGTATATGGCGGTGGAGGAGTATGGTGGTGggggaggaggaattttattttcattcctgaaGAGGGGGGCAGTGGttggagaaggatgggggaggtGCTGCATCATTTTTCCTTCGGCAAGAGAGGGAGTGACGGCTTGGAAGGACAAGGTGGTGTGGCAGGGAGGGAGAACATGGAGaaagacccaagtacatccTCGGTGGCGAGGCAATCCTATGCGGCAACTCTAAAGACGGGACATGCTTCGAGGGTTCAGAGTGTGGGGGGTCTGTCAATCACGCCTCAAGAACAGCTTGTCGAGATGCACAATTctctaaaggagatggaaacccaacttgtcgagTTGAAGACAGCGATAACTTtcttgtctacgaaaatagatcggctttcagctggaggcaacagggtggtAAGAAACATGATAGGCCCGAATCCTTTAaacttagaaaaaggaaaacggaaGATCGGATTCGGTCctgtccctataaccagatccaggAGAGTATGGCAAGTCAAAAGGAAATCTGGGTTATTTGAAATGGGGTCTACATCTGGTATTGGCGTAGAGACATCAgtaatggaatgtcattcgcctcgtgtaacacaggatagatcgatagtcggtattacacccttggtccttgaagaaactatggctccctcgtcaGAGTTAAAGGAAAAAGGTGTACTGCCAAGGTCTAAAGGAGATGTAGGATCCGCTATCACCCCAGAGGTAAAGGGACTTGTTAtcaccccagaatctccaatggggaccccgataccattggagagaaccaatggagttactggagaaccaatgggtttggcgttggtgccttgtgtagaggaatgtctagagtcgggagtgcaggttgatggggatattgtggctcccctagtctctcttcctccaatagcggattggattctgcctaaagttaacgagattcagcagtttgtgaaaatttcacatggaggatgtgaagaccaatttaacgAACTAATTACTGCGATCGAGGCAAGCTgcacacttgaaaccaaatcaaacttcaagaaaagcagggagttataGCGTCTCTTTTcgacaatcaactacgacgctaagagtggtagttcaactagagggaagtctaaagggagggtaTTGTGAATACGAGAATCAAGGTGTTGGGGTTggtgttcgggtagagttttagttatACGGGAAACAAGGATTGGGGTCGGGCCTGATGTACTTTAGGTTGgtttttttatgggctttttgggGAATTAGGGGcttgttgggtcattttgggcaaggtgttttcttgtatacattcagtgtacttggtttctccttttgatatatacaatatttttacttataaaaaaaaaaaaaaaaaattacagaatgCTTAGCAATCTATATCCCAAGCCACCAAAACTGACATTGCACCCTCAAACTACAAAAAGCAAACACTTTGCACTTTGCTTCATTCCGGACATCAAGatggatgaaaaaataaattgcaccTTCAAACTACAAAAACCAAATACTTTGTACCACGTTTAATTCTGGACATCAACATGGATGAAAAATAGGTGAAGTGGCACAATTTTATGGTCTGATCTTAATAGAGGGTGCAAAGTGTCTGTTTTTTTGTAATTGGGGGGTGTAACATGCCTGTTTTGGTAGTCTAGAGTGCAAAGTGCGAAACTTCAAGTAATTTGAGAGCTCAATGCATACTATTTCCAATTCATGAAGCTATTTATTTCAAACAATCCAAAAGACCAACTTCAACCACattcaaaattttgtttgataagtaaaaaatgatgatgataaaaaaaataaataaataacaattaagAGTTATTAAGTCATAAAGGTGTACGTAACGATGatcaaatgaaaatgacaaaccgtcaaattaagatttcaaataaacagaaaattaattgtaaataattacataaaaatagaaagaaggaTCTATTAAATCATCTATTAAATCTTTACATCTAGTAccttcaaaaatattcttcacCCTGTCATCCACCTATAAGATCACCAGGAGAACAAAATTTCGAAAGCATATCATAGCAGAAACAGCCAATCaccaaacaattttttttttctttacaaaagtACCTCCCGTGAATTAGGATATAGAAAAAGTGTGACAATAAAAGTGATCATGCACTCCCATGGTTAAAACGAGGGCGTGCCAATAAAATCCAAATATATTAGTTCCTCCAATCAAGAAACGTACAAGGAAAAATACGGTCTATAGTCGACAATTAGCAATCTAAGCATACAATCAACACATTCGATTTGATCACACGGAAAGATGATTGAGAACTATACAACCATGCAAGACACTGCAACAAATGCGACGAAGACTAAACTATCAGCCTTTTGATAACGAACATATACCAAATCCAAATTGCACATGACAGAAACAAAATAAGAGACCAGACCTTTGGATTTTTTGGAGGAATAGAAATAGAAAGCACCAGCCCCAATGGCTGCAAGAGCCACTGCCACACCCACAATGATCTGGGTATCTAGTGTCTGCAGGAATTCCATGAACCTTCCAGTTGTAGAGAGCAGATTTATGAGAAATATtccttattttttaaccaaaacCCAACTCAACCAAGAAATGGGTAGAGAGATCAGTTGGTTGGGCGCATTTTCTCCCCCTTTTGGTCTCTCCTATTAAGCGTTGCTGGTCTTGGTAGTAACGACGACAGAAAGAGGAGAGGGTTGATAAAGAATGAGAAGTTAGGAGGGCATGATGGACAACTGTGTGGTTGTACCTTCGGAGAGGCGACCTTAGCACCGGGCACGCCGCACGGAGTCTGGTCCACCTACCAACCCGTTCGGCTTCGTGCGGTGCCCTATCAATTCAAAACGCtcgtgcttttatttttttaatattattattattttaaaatttaaaaaaattaaattatttattatattttatgttaaaatttaaaaaaattacaatgatgaattaagataaaatgataatttaaacAAAACCTTAATATTAAGAGAAAGTAACGTTtggaaaaagaaatcattacatcccatctttatctttttttttttcaaatataattaaaaaacaaatatttt
This window harbors:
- the LOC121265024 gene encoding NADH--cytochrome b5 reductase 1, whose amino-acid sequence is MEFLQTLDTQIIVGVAVALAAIGAGAFYFYSSKKSKGCLDPENFKKFKLVKRKQLSHNVAKFTFELPAPTSVLGLPIGQHISCSGKDGQGEEVIKPYTPTTLDSDVGYFELVIKMYPQGRMSHHFREMRVGDYLAVKGPKGRFKYQPGQVRAFGMLAGGSGITPMFQVARAILENPKDRTKVHLIYANVTQEDILLKEELDGLATNYPDRFKVYYVLNQPPEVWHGGVGFISKEMIQNHCPAPAVDIKMLRCGPPPMNKAMAAHLDDLGYTSEMQFQF
- the LOC121265023 gene encoding uncharacterized protein LOC121265023; translated protein: MEKDPSTSSVARQSYAATLKTGHASRVQSVGGLSITPQEQLVEMHNSLKEMETQLVELKTAITFLSTKIDRLSAGGNRVVRNMIGPNPLNLEKGKRKIGFGPVPITRSRRVWQVKRKSGLFEMGSTSGIGVETSVMECHSPRVTQDRSIVGITPLVLEETMAPSSELKEKGVLPRSKGDVGSAITPEVKGLVITPESPMGTPIPLERTNGVTGEPMGLALVPCVEECLESGVQVDGDIVAPLVSLPPIADWILPKVNEIQQFVKISHGGCEDQFNELITAIEASCTLETKSNFKKSREL